The Nicotiana tomentosiformis chromosome 9, ASM39032v3, whole genome shotgun sequence genome contains the following window.
cattcagtgtcctcaatccctgcttcaacaatgattcggagagagggaatctcaatttcagcaggtatgaccgcttcagttccataaaccaataagtagggcgTTGTGCCAACTTATGTACGGACAGTTGttcggtatcccaaaagagcaaaaggcagtttctcgtgccattgtctagacccttggatcatcttcctaagaatcttcttgatgttcttatttgcAGCTTCAACAACTCCATTAGCTTTGGGACGGTAAGGAGTAGAATTGcgatgctcaattttaaattgttcacatacctccttcatcagatgactattcaaattagcagcattatctgtaataatggtttttggaataccgaaacgacagataatgttggagtgaacaaagtctactactgatttcttggtaactgctttcaatgtaatagcttccacccatttggtgaagtaatcaattgcaaccaagatgaatctgtgcccatttgaagcttttggatcgattgggccaatgacgtccattccccaagcaacaaaaggccaaggaaccgacataggatacaactctgaaggaggcgagtgaatcagatcactgtgaatctgacactggtggcacttgcgaacaaaacgaaagcaatctcgttccatagtaagccaataatatcctgcccgaaggattttctttgctagaacatatccattcatgtgcgggccacaaactcccgaatgcacctcatttataattatttcagcttctttggcatccacacatctcaacaaattcaaatccggagttcttttgtataggatttccccactaaaaaagaaaccattagagagtcgcctaacagttctcttttgatccctattagcatgttccagatattctcttgttttcagaaactgtttaatatcacgataccatggctcaccatctggttctgcttcaattgtattgcaataaccatgttgatcccaaatttgaatttctaatgggtcaatgtgagtattacccggatatggaagcattgaggccAGGGTGGCCAAGGCATCAGCTAATTCATTATGAAACCTGGGAATGTGCCTAAATTcgatggacttgaaccttttgctaagatcctccacacattgtctatatggaatgagcttgatgtctcgagtctcccaatcaccttgagcctgccgaataagcaaatctgaatctcccatcaccaacaattcatgcacatttaggtttattgccatgttcagacccatgatgcaagcttcatattctgTTGTGTTGTTTGTACAGAAAAAACGAAGTCGCGCCGTGGCAGGGTAATGTTGCCCAGTAGGTGATACCAGAATTGTCCCAATCCCTACGCCTTTGATGTTGACAACcccatcaaagtatagtttccaaatttgactgtcatcttggactacttcttcaactaaattaacctcttcatctgggaaatatgtgttcaaagactaatactcatcatcaaccgggttttctaccagatgatcagccaaagcttgtgccttcatggcagtgcgagtgacaaaaacaatatcaaactctgtGAGCAAGATTTGCCAGTTGGCATCGtcttctgaaagatgtacttcaggggatccattcgggatatgaggtaagttgtataggccaaaagataatgcctaagcttCTGGGCGGCCCAGGTTAAAGCGCAACATGTTCTTTccaaaagagtgtatttggcctcataagcggtgaactttttgctcaaataatatatttcttGTTCTCTTTTTCCTGTGATATCATGTtgacccagaacacaaccaaaggaactatccattactgacagatataaaaacagaggcctaccaggttccggcaggaccaaaacagggggatttgacaaatattccttgatcttatcaaaagcttcttgACACTCATCTGTCCACTTGATAGCGGTGTTCTTTTTTAACAACTTAAAAATAGGCTCACATGTGGTTGTAAGCTGCGCGatgaacctgctgatgtaattcaacctcccgagtaaactcatgacttatgttttgttcttcgggggaggcagctctcgaatggtctttatcttggagggatctaactcaattcctcttcgactaactataaaacccaaaagcttcccagaaggaactccaaatgcacatttggctggattgagtttgagattTTACCTTCGTAGCCTTTTAAAGAACCttttcaagtcttgcacatggtcagtttgtgttctcgacttaatgatcacatcatcaacatacacttcaatctctttatgcatcatgtcatggaatatggtagtcatggctctcatgtaagttgcccctgcattcttcaaaccaaatggcatgaccctataataataagttccccatggagttgtgaaggcggtcttttctgcatcttctttatCCATTAGAATTTGGTGATATccggcataacaatccacaaaagattggatttcatgtttagcacaattatcaacaaggatatgaatgttgggtaagggaaagttgtcatttggactagctttgtttaaatccctatagtcaacacaaactctgattttcgcttccttctttggcactggcacaacatttgctaaccatgtagtgtatcggacgaccctgatcacctttgcacttagttgcttcgtgatttcttctttaatcttatcactcatgtctgtcttaaacttcctttgtttttgctggattggtggaaaattagaatgtgtgggaagcttatggaccactagatcggcactcaaacccggcatgtcatcatacgaccaagcaaatacatctttgtactcgaacaaaacttgaattatggcatctctcgtcttttgtgcagtatgaatgcttatttttgtttctctggtttcttcaggacttcccaggttaattgcctcagtttcatttaagttaggcttaggcttattctcaaattgatccaattgTCTTTTCATTtctctaaaagcctcatcttcgtcatactccacttcttgattcattatttcgagattagacagctttttaagatctgggcatgaattccgcatgcatgtcatattTTTAAAGCCAGCATTATCGAAACTGAAAATGATAAAACAATTAACAAAAAATTGGGAAATTAAAAGATAGAATTTTACTACGAAAATGgaacttcatttcattgaatttgaaaggatagaagggttaacatcacaATAAAGCAACTAAAATATCGggattacaacccttaaaataatccaaatacagaaaaaacaacaaaacagGCTACCGAGACTCCTTCCTGATgggaagaggagttgcttcccagttgctgACTGAGGTATCTGGACCAATCAGTTGAACACTTGCACGGCTAGGGCCCTTCCCAACTTGAACCATATTAATCTCATAGAACATCTCCTTGAGACCCTGGCAAACTCCGTCAATGTCATCCTgagtagaaggattttggacttcttcaaattgtggcttgacaaaagagtaggcaatgtgagggattggTTTGGACAGATTCCAACCATTCTTTTTGCGGGCCTTGGCTCTTTCTATGTCAGCTGATGTTGGTTTAAAGCCCAAGCCAAAGGTATTTTTCTTCGAAAATAGAGCAATGGGGTTCACAATTCCTTGCAGAGAGGATCCCAATCCTTTTCTTGGTTCATAGCCGTTCCTCAACATCAGCGAAGCTACCATCATAGATGTGGCTAAAAGATGGGGATGCAgaattggttttccttcttccacttggtccacctctatcacctcaaatgcttgatatatgatggattcacatccttccttggcctcgatATATGGAATGGATGGGTCTTTATAGACGGATGAGTCGTCCTCcccatgaacaataatttcttgcccgtcacactcgaatttgaccatttgatgtagggtggatggtacagctctggccatatggatccacggccttcccaaaagaaaattataggaagtttccatatctaacacttgaaagacaatgttaaaatcaaccggaccgattgtcatggtgagttcgatttccccaatggtgtctctttttgaaccatcaaaagctctgaTGCTGACATTACTGGTTCGAATTCTGTTAGTGTCGATGTTCAGCTGTTGTAGAGTAGAAAGAGGACACacatctacacttgagcctccgtcaatcatgactccttttacgtagtgcccttcacatttgaccataagatgcaaagctctattgtggccagccccttcctcaggcaaatcatcatcgctgaaagtaattctatttacttcaaagaatctttcagccattatttctagctgattcaccgttgtcttttctgagacatatgcctcgttcagagttttgatcaacacacgacgatgctcttctgaaggcaaaagcagagataacaaagatatatgagcaggagttttccttagttggtcaatgattgagtagtctTGCAATTTCATCTTCTTAAAGAATTCCTCTGCTTCTTTTTCTACAACGGGTTCTTTCACTGGAAATTGACTTTCCCTGGCTTGCttagcttttctcaattcctctgGTGAATAATACCTTCCTGAGCGGGTCAAGCCCCCCATTTCACCTGTTTCTTCAACTATCTCTTTTCTTTTGTATGTCATGACAGTCTTGTTATAATTCCAAGGAATAGCTTTTGTGTTTGTCACTAGGAGTTGGGCAACAGGTCGGATCACGACTGGCTCTGTTATATTCCTCAAACCATTATTCAGAATGATCTTTTGAATGCCTCCGGGGATGTAAAGTTTTGGCCCACCCAATTGAACCGCAACCTTTTTTGTGCTTCCAGGAACATAGAGAATCGTTTTTTCAGAACATGCCAAGTTCAAACTAGAATTCTCACCTTTCACCATCAATGCTGCCAATTGCGGCGGACTCACTATCACTTTTGGTTCTGGCCCTATGGTTCTAACAACCATCTCTGTCTTTCCAGACTGCTTATAATCccgatcatcacaaatcatcccaataaaatgtgtattatcatgagttgggagcggattgtttttgatattaggagtatcctcattgtttgttaccataattgcctttg
Protein-coding sequences here:
- the LOC138898896 gene encoding uncharacterized protein yields the protein MKSGKIVSQAALKATTQAIQSGSGNFGNRKKKEEGSMMASGFGGVQRGIAPSYAYARPPNHQQWQAPIPQGSRQLWPNFQAPYNPRPRQEYVREQEPKKEFTPIGESYTSLFRKLMQLKLIEPIMPRYVNPNSKGFDSNARCEYNSNTQGHSTKNCWTLKKAIENLIEAKAIMVTNNEDTPNIKNNPLPTHDNTHFIGMICDDRDYKQSGKTEMVVRTIGPEPKVIVSPPQLAALMVKGENSSLNLACSEKTILYVPGSTKKVAVQLGGPKLYIPGGIQKIILNNGLRNITEPVVIRPVAQLLVTNTKAIPWNYNKTVMTYKRKEIVEETGEMGGLTRSGRYYSPEELRKAKQARESQFPVKEPVVEKEAEEFFKKMKLQDYSIIDQLRKTPAHISLAVPSTLHQMVKFECDGQEIIVHGEDDSSVYKDPSIPYIEAKEGCESIIYQAFEVIEVDQVEEGKPILHPHLLATSMMVASLMLRNGYEPRKGLGSSLQGIVNPIALFSKKNTFGLGFKPTSADIERAKARKKNGWNLSKPIPHIAYSFVKPQFEEVQNPSTQDDIDGVCQGLKEMFYEINMVQVGKGPSRASVQLIGPDTSVSNWEATPLPIRKESRFDNAGFKNMTCMRNSCPDLKKLSNLEIMNQEVEYDEDEAFREMKRQLDQFENKPKPNLNETENTAIKWTDECQEAFDKIKEYLSNPPVLVLPEPGRPLFLYLSVMDSSFGCVLGQHDITGKREQEIYYLSKKFTAYEAKYTLLERTCCALTWAAQKLRHYLLAYTTYLISRMDPLKYIFQKTMPTGKSCSQNEEVNLVEEVVQDDSQIWKLYFDGVVNIKGVGIGTILVSPTGQHYPATARLRFFCTNNTTEYEACIMDNAANLNSHLMKEVCEQFKIEHRNSTPYRPKANGVVEAANKNIKKILRKMIQGSRQWHEKLPFALLGYRTTEASEADPLQEQPTVQSHPQQPQGRYKLRDEPSSSESTFEGLEAATTINVDDIPDDGRGGNTRVAGLERSNKKEIWEDMFVSLAAFTSFREWWLMRPLTLEHQFMIKNLDKYNLIVLRLFREWKGLMWFAKSVVDAKEYLVREFYANVAHIKKGTKVIKVRNLKMRFDQSTLNTYLRFEDVESLQYLKKLALGDAVRPWIAEILAAPGPPPAWITIEVPI